The DNA region CGCGGTCGACGCGGTGCCGGTGACGATGACGGTCACCCCACCGGACACCTGGGGCAAGATCACCGGTACGGTCTCCGCCGTCGGCTGCGACGGCGACCGGACCCCGGTCACCGGGGCGACGGTGCAGCTGAGCACCTGGACGATGGAGCTGCCGCTGGCCACCGGCACCGACGGCGGCTACGCCCACTGGCTCGACCACCGGCACAACCCGGTCACGATGATCGTGGCCAAGGACGGCTACATGCCGCAGACCCGCCAGACCCAGATCACCGCCGGTGGCGTACGGGTCGAGGACTGGGCGCTGCGTCAGGTGTGTGGCCGGTCGGCGGGGGTGTTGGAGACCAGCTGACGCGCTGGTGACCAGCTGACCCGTGAACCGGCTCACCGCTCGGTGACCCGTCGACGGTGAGCCATCTGAGCGTACGCCCCGAGGTGACCCCTCGGGGCGTACGCCGTGCGGTGGGCTCAGCTGACGACGCAGCTCGCCGACACTGCGGTGCTGCCGTTGCCGGAGGCCAGGAAGCCGAAACTGGCCGAGCCACCGGCCGGCAGGCTGCCGTTCCAGCTCACGTTGCGGGCGGTGACCGCCGCGCCGGTCTGGCTGACGGTGGCGTTCCACGCCTGGTTGACCTGCTGGCCGCCGCCGAGGGTGAGCGTAGTGGTCCACGCCGTCGTCGCCGTCGGACCGGTGTTGCGCACACTCACCTCGCCCTGGAAGCCGCCGTTCCACTGGCTGACCACCCGGTACGTGGCCGTGCAGGCCCCGCCGGTCGGCGGCGGCGTCGTCGGGACGACCGTCGGCGTCGGGGTGACTGGCGGGCTTACGGTCGTGCTGGGCGTCGGGTTCGGGGTGCCGGTCGCGCTCGGGGTCGGGGTCGGTGTGCCGAGGAGCCGCGCGATGGCGGGTGCGAACCGGTCGGCCATCTTGCGGAACCCGGCGTCGTTGGGGTGTACGCCGTCGCCGGTGTCGGTCGCGGCGTCGAACCCGGTCCACTGGTCCACCACCGCGACCGGTGACCTGGCGGTGGTCAGGCCGGCCGCCCAGCCGACGATCCGGTTGTTCAGGGTGACCGTGTCCGCCGGGCAGGTGGCGCAGCCGTGGTGCGGGATGATCTGCGCGACGAGAATCTTCATGTCCGGGTTGTTCGCCCGCATCTGCCCGACCAGGGTGGTGAACGCGGCCATGATGACGTCCATCGACTGCCAGCCGCCCCACAGGTCGTTGGTCCCCAGGTGCATCACCACGATGTCCGGGTCGGCCGCGTCGAGCCACGGCGGCAGCTGGTTGTCGTTGGCGATGCCGACCGCCGAGAAGCCGCCGTGTCCTTCGTGGTCGGGGTCGTACGAGAAACCGTAGTTGCAGCTGCCGCCGTCGGAGGCGCTGCCGACGAAGTCGATGTCGGTGTGCCCGGCGCGACGCAGCTGGTCCCAGACCAGGGCCCGCCAGCAGCCAGGACCGGCGGTGATGGAGTCGCCGAGCGGCATGATCCGCACTGGGGTGGCGGCCGAGGCAGCGGGGGCCGCCACCACCGCCAGGCCGAGGGCCATGGCGAGGGCGGCGAGCACGGCGTACACAGTGGTTCTTCGTGACATGGTCGATCCTTCCGAGGTCACACCGGTGTCGGCGGCCGCAGAAGCGGTGGCCGCCGACACGACAGACGGGGACCGTCGATGGGAGCGCACCCTCAGTTTTGTTTAGATTCCCTACTAAGTCAACGACCGGTCCTGGTCGGTGACCTGGAACCCCACCCCGGCGTCCCAGATGCGGGCGACATCCGCCTCGGTGATTCCGTACCCGGTGAACCGCTCCACCGCGACCAGCCCCTTCTCGACCCGGTCGCGGGGCACGTCGAAGTCGAGGCCGGCGATCGCCTCGGCGACGACCGGGGCGACCTCGGTGTCACCCCACGGCTCGAACGACTCGATCAGCTCACCCCGCTCGGCGAAGGACAACCGGGTGACCGCGTTGACGTTCCAGAACATGCTCGCCGCTCGACCCCGGACCGACGCCGTACGCAGCACCGACCCGTGGGTGCCCTCGTACCCGTTGACCTCCACCACGATCACCGCGCCGCCGGTGTCACGCACGGTCACCCAGGGACCGAGGCGACCCCCGCCGTACATCTGCCGCTCGATGTCGCCGATCGCCGTCGGTCGGGCCGGGTCGGCACCGAAGGCCCGTAGTACGTCGTCGACGGTGATGCCGGTAGCCACCGTGACGGTGCCGGCGACCGACAGTTGACCGCGCCGGACCCAACGGTAGGCGTGCTCCGGTCGGGGCTGCCGCACCGGCTCCGGCTCACCACGCAGCCGGTGGCCCAGTCGATCGGTCCGCAGGTGTACGACCTCCGGCGCGGGCGGTGCCGGCCACACCACCAGTTCGTAGCGTTCGAACTCGTTGTCGCCGTCGTCGCGCCCCTGAGCATGTACCCGCAGCCGGTAGTCGCCGGGCCACGGCGCGGTCCGGTTACGCCGTCGCTGCCGCCACGGACCGCCACCCACGTCGGCCGCTGCCACCAGCGACGCCCGCCCCTGCGCAGCCCGCCAGCTGACCTCGACGACCTCCTCCCAGCCGGACAGCGACACCTCCTCCGGCGGCTGCGCCAACACCGCGAACTCCACCGAGACGGCGCCGTCCGCGGCACCGGTACGGACCACGACACCACCGTCGACGGCCGCGACCAGCCCGTTGCCGGCGAACGCGTCGTCGGTCACCACGGGCAGGGCGGGTCGCGGTCCTTCCCACAGCGCGAACCGGTGACCGGTCACCTCGACCCGCTCGAAGCTGCGCATCGGCACGAACTCGTCGCGGATCCGGGCGAGCAGCGCGTCGGCGTACCCTGGCGGCATCGGTGCCCGCCGCAGAATCTCCACGGCCACGCCGAGCCCCAGCCCGACCGTCGCCACCGCCCGGTCGACGATCGGCGGAATCCGGGCCTGGTCGACGACGGCGACGGCGGTCGCCACCGCCAGCGCGAGATGTCCGGCACCGTGCCGTGCCGCTATCGCCGCCTCGCGGTCGGAGCCGGACCTCGCACTGTCGACGTCGGACCCGTCGTCGGCTCCCGGCCCGGCCACCAGCAGCGGCGCGACGTGGGGGTGGGCCGCGAGTCGCCGAGTCAGCGCCTCGACCAGGTCGACGGTGCCTGGGCGCAACCGCTCCAACAGCGTCACCGCCGCCGGCGCCTCGCCGCCGTAACCGGTCGTCGCGAACAGGAACTGGCCGCAGGCCGGCGGCGGGGGCAGCAGCTGCGACAGGTCCGGCACCCCGGACAGGGTGAGATCGGCGACCGTCAGCTCCAACGCGCCGAGCAGCCGTTCGGTCGGCAGGTGTCCCGGGCCGCGCAGCGCCACCAGCGCCGCCGGTTCGGCCGGCACACCGGTAGCGGTGCGAGGCGGAGCCGCAGCGACCATCCCATTTGGGCCCCAACCGTCCCGGCCGGCCACGATCTCGTCGTCGGGCACCGCCAGCCGCCACAGCCGGGCGGCCGGGCCCGCCGGAATCCGGCCGGCGATCAGCGGTACGGCATCCCCAACCGCCCGCGCACACTCCGCTACCAGCACATCCGACAACTCGTCCATCGGCAACTCCCCCGCCGCGTCGGCACAGCACATCGCCGGGAGGCTACTGACCGGGTCTGACAGGTACTGGGCCCATGCTGTCGTGGTGAAAACCAGTCTCACCCAACATCCCGTACGGCGGCTGGATCGACGAACTGCTGCTCCTGCGCGTCGCCACTTCTTACTCGGCGAGCGGCACGACGACGACCGGCTCATGACCTGACCGGGTGACCACGACCTCCTCGGCGTCGTTGACGACGCTGTCGAGTTCGGCAGCCAGATTCTGCCTCGGCTGGGTGCATTTCACCGTCCGCATGGTCACCTCCGCAAGGACAGAAAACCGTGTCTCGAGTACCGGTTCCGATCATGCCCTGCGGGCAGGCCGGTCGCGCAGCACGTCGGCGATCATGCGGTGCCCCTGGGCTTCGAACCGCTCGTCACCCACCCGGTACGCCCACCCGGCGGTGCCGATCGCCTCGCGGACCTGGGTGCGACGCCATGCGTCGGCCGTACGCGGGTCGGTGCCGTAGCCGTCGAGGAACGCCGCTTCGAGGCCCGGCGTACGACGGAAGTCGTTGACCGCCAGCCGGGCCAAGTCGGTGTACGCGGGACGCAGCGCCGCGCGACCGAAGTCGATCACGCTGACCACGCCGCCGTCGACAAGCCAGTTGCGCGGGTGCCAGTCGCCGTGGGTGGGCACCAGGGTCGCGGTTGGCGTCGGCCAGCTGGCGATCTCGGCGCGCAACCGCCGTACCGTGTCGTCGTCGATCCGGTGCGGGCCGGCCAGCCAGGCCAGCGACCTGGCGTTCTCCCGCTGCTCGTAGTCGTCGTCGGTGACGGCGGTCTGGGCGTGCAGCATCGCGAGCAGCCGGCCGGCCTGCCGGTGGATGTCCGGGTCGTCGGCGTACCCGCTGCCCAGTGCCAGCTCACCCGGCAGGAACCGGGTGACCAGCAGCTTCGCCTCGCTGCTGCCGTACGCCAGCGTCGGAGCGCGGCCGATGCGGGTCCACGGGCCCAGCCAGTGCCGGTGGGCGTGCAACTCGCGGGCGAGGTGATGGTCGTCGTCGCCGCCGGCCTTGACGATGAATTGTGACCCGGCGTAGCTGACCTCCAGGACGGTGGTCGACACCAGGCCCCAGCTGTGGTCCCGCTCGACGATCGCGCCGGGCAGCCAGCGGTCCAGCAACGACCGCTGCTGCCCGGTGAGCGTGCCGAGCGCCGGGTCCACAGCCCCGGATCATACGGCCGGGCGCGCTGCCGAGTTCCAGTTGATGGCGGTCTCGTTGGCCGACCAGGCTTCCCGGTTGTCGGCGCAGCACAACCCGCGGCGCACAACCATGCAGATTGCCGGCTTGTCAGTTGGTGCAGAGCGCACTGACCGTGACGTTGTAGACGTGCCAGGAGCCGTCCGGCGCGGAGTACACCTGGCTGGAGTTCGTCGCCCAGTTCGTACAGGCGACCCCGGCTGCGAGAATGTCGGCTCGAGCGGCCTGGGAACCGTTCTGGATCGCGATGGTCGAGGTGGCACCACCGCCCTGCCGGGTGGCCGAGCGCGCGACGGTATACGACGGCAGCGGGGCGGCTACACAGTAGCCGGTGGCTGTCGCCTCGTAGATGTACGCCGAACCGTCGGGCGCGGTGTAAAGGTGTCGCGGCGCCGGGACCGTGACATTGCTGCAGGTCTCGCCGAGGCTCGCGGCGAGCGAGGTGAGGGCGGCACGGGCGTTGCTGGCCGCGTTCTGCTGCCCGGACGCCGGGCTCGGTCCCCACCCGGTGGCCGTGGCCGACCGCCACGTGGCGGCCTGCGCCGCCGTAGCCGGGAGCGCGAAGAGTCCCATGGTGGCAGCCAGAGCGACGACCATCAGCCGGCGGATCAGTCCGCCCATTCGGCTGTCGGAACCGTTCATGTGTTTCTACCTTTCTGACCGGTAATCACCGCGTCAACCCCATAGATCCAGGACCCTACTGTGACATCCGTCAATGTATTGGAACCTTCGGCAGCCGGACATCGTCCACTTGGGTCAGGCCCGCCCGGCGACCTGGCCGATGGTCAGCCGAGATGCCCGCCCACCAGGGTCACCGCCGATCACCAGCAGGTGACCGAACCGGGTCCGACCGAACCGGGCGGCCGGGATAGTGAAGGCGGTGTTGACTTCGAGCGTGCTCAAAGTGGGAACCTTTCGCCGTACCTGAGATCTCGGCGGAAGGAACGTAGGGCGATGGAGATACGAACCCTCGGCAGTCTCGGACCGGTCAGCGTCCTCACCCTCGGCGGGGGCGGGCTGGGCCAGGTATGGGGCGTCACCGACCGGGACGAGGCGGTGGCGACCGTACGGGAAGCGGTCGACGCCGGCATCGACCTGCTCGACGTCGCCCCCGGCTACGGCGACGGCGAAGCGGAACGGGTGGTCGGCGCGGCGTTCGACGGCACACTGCCGGCCGGCGTACGGGTCGTCACCAAATGCGGGCTGGGCAACCCGGCCGCCGGTGACGTCGCGGCGCTGCTGGAGAAGTCCCTCGACGACAGCCTGCAGCGGATGAGACTGTCCACCGTCGACGTTTTCCTGCTGCACAACCCGATCGTGGCGCAGGCCGCGCCGGGCACCGCCGGGGTGACTTCGGTCGGCCTGTTCACCGAGGCCGTCCGGCCGGCGTTCGAGGACCTGGTCCGGCGCGGCCGGATCGGCGCGTGGGGCGTCACCGCCGTCGAGGAGCCGGACGTGATCATCCAGGTGTTCGGCGATCAGCCGCCGCCGGCCGTGGCCCAGTGCGTGACGAACCTGCTGGACTCCCCCGGCGACCTGCTGCGGCCGGACGGCGACGGTTCCCGACCGCGCGACATCCTGTCGGCCGCCGGCCGGTACGGCGTCGGGGTGATGGGCATCCGCGCGGTCGCGGCCGGCGCGTTCACCGACGCCGTGGACCGGAACCTGCCGTCGGAGCATCCGACGATGGTCGACTTCCGGCGGGCCGCGCCGCTGCGTGAGCTGGCGGGTGAGCTGGGCGAGTCGGTTGCGTCGCTGGCGCACCGGTACGCGCTGTCGATGCCCGGCGTCGACACCGTCGTCCTCGGCGTGAAGAACCGTGCCGAGCTGCGCGAATGCCTCGCGGCGGTGGCCGCAGGCCCACTCCCGGCCGACCTGATGGCGACCATCGAAGGCCGCGTCGGCACAACGGACCGCGTCGGCGCTCAGATATCCAAGTAGCGGGGCGGCACCGCATCGGTGAGCCACACCCCGTTGGCGCTGCGATAGAACAGGTGACCGTCCCGGGCCATCGCCGCCGCGTCGACGGTGAGGACCACCACGCCACCGGCCCGTCGGGCACCCACCCGACGGGCGGTGTCGGTGTCAGCGGACAGGTGTACGTGGTGGCGCCGGGCCCGGTGCAGCCCGGTGGCCCGGATCGAGTCGAGCGCGGCGGCGGTGGTGCCGTGGTAGAGCCGCACCGGCGGTGGCAGTGCGACCAACCCCAGGTCGATCGGGACCGAATGCCCCTGGTTGGCCCGGATCTGCTCGGTGCCCTCGGGGTCGCGGCGCAGCGCGAACCGTTGTTTGCTGTCCCGCTCGACGACGGTGTCCAGCTCCAGCCGGGTGATCCGCAGCGCGGCGAGCAGGTCCGTCACCCGGACCCAGCCGGCCGGGTCCAGCTCGAGCGCGAACCGGTCGGGCGCGTGACGCAGCGCCAGCGACATCCGTTTACTCAGTTTGACCAATACCTTGTCGTTCACATCTGCATTGTGGCCGGCCGGCGCACGCGCCCGCACCGGCATTGCCGCCAGCCCAGCATGCCCCACCAGAGCATCACCGGTAGGTGCAGGAGGTAGCCGAACTGTTCCTCCGCCACAGACGGCCCGGCGGTCCCGGTCGTCCACGGTAGAACCACAGCGGCGGCACCGGACACTGCGACGGCCACCCCGGCGCGACGCAGCCCGGTCGGCAACGCGACGCCGGACGTTGCCGCCACGGTCGCGGCCACCCAGAGCAGCCCGGCGACGTTGACCAGCCACTTCGCGGTGAGCAGCACACCGTGGGCGACAGCAGCGGCGGCCGGTTCGCTGGGGTCGGCGGCGAGCTGGGTGACCGCCAGGTTCCCAGCGTCGTGCAGCAGACCGGCGAGGCCGGCACCGGCCAGCAACCCGCCGGCCAGCACGGACAGGTGTGCTCGGGGACGGTCGGGCCGCGCGGCCAGCACCAGACCGGCGGCGAGCAGGGCGAGCCAGCCGATCACGTCAAAGGCCAGCTCGATCAGATGCAGCTCGACCCGGGCGTGTACCGCCGCCAGCACGGCGGCCGGATCGGCCGGATTCAGGGTCAGCCCGGATGGCACGGCGATGCCGACACCGGCGAGCATGGCAAGCAACGACCCCAGCAGCAGTACGCTCGTCAACCGGGCAGCGCAATCACGTTCAACGGCACTCATGGCGGCACGCTAGAACTCTGACGCAGGGGCAGAGTAAACACAGCGAGCAGGAGGCACCGGCGTGTGGCGAATCGGTGAGCTGGCGCGCATGGTCGGGGTGTCCGAGCGCACCCTGCGGCACTACGACAAGGTAGGGCTGCTGCCGCCGGCCGCGACCGACCAGCTGACCGGCTACCGCTGGTACGGTGCGGCCGAGCTGACCCGGCTGGAACGCATCCGTGGCCTGCAACGCCTCGGGCTGCCGCTGCGCCGGATCGCCGACCTGCTCGACGCCCCCGACGCCCAACTGCGGCAGGCCCTGGCCGAGACCGTGGCGGCGCTGCGCGACGACATCGCCGCCCGTACGGCGACGATCGCCGCCGCCGAGGACCACCTCACTGGTACGGCGTCGGTGCTGCCGCAGGTCGCCCGGGTCGGTCTCCGCCGGCTGCGGGTGCGGCACGTACGGGTGGCCGATCCCACCGAGTTGGCGGCGCTGTGTCGACAGCAGCCGCCGACGGTCCTGCTGACCTGGCTACGTTGCCGGCCGGCGACCCGTTTCCGGGCGGCGGTGACGACCGACGGGCCCGGCGAGCGGCTCGACCTGCCCGCCCGTACGGTGGTCCGGGCCGTCGTGCCGCCGACGACCGGCGTGGTCCGCGCCGGACTCGACCTGTTCGCCTGGCTGCCCCGCCAGTACCTGACGGTCGCCGGTCCCACGACGGAGGATCAACTGGTCGACGGCGACGGTGCCGCTGTCACCGTCCTGGAGATCCCGGTCGCGGCCCGCCCGGACCGGCCGACCCTCCCGCACCAGCACGCCCGGCCGGCTCGGTGACCGGGGCCGAAGTGTCAGCCGGGTGTGGTTACCTACCGTCATGCCGCATCCGATCATGTTCGACGACGCCGACCCGCTGCTCGCCGAAGTACGCCGGCTCGCGCTGGCCTTCCCCGACGCCGCCGAGAAGATCTCGCATGGGCATCCGGCGTTCTACACCACCAAGGTGTTCGCCTACTACGGCGGCTCGGTGAAGGTCGACGGCGTCTACCAGCAGCATGATCACTCCGTGCTGGTGCTGATGGACCCGGACGAGCGGGCGGCGCTGCTGGCCGAGCCACGCTGTTACGCCCCGGCGTACCTGGCCAGCTCCGGCTGGGTCGGGGTGGACCTGGCCGACGACACCGACTGGGCGGAGATCGGCGAGCTGCTCGACGCCAGCTACCGGCGGACCGCCGGGCCCCGTCGGGTCGCCCAGCTCGACGCCCGATAGGTCGACGGGTCGACAGAACCCCATCCGACAGAACCCGATATCGATCACACAAGCTATCCGGAATTTATCCGATCTCCATCATGGACTCCGATCCGTCGTACTGATAGAGGTAGAGGTGGCATTCGACGCACCGCCCCACCATCAGCAGATCGGGGATCCGACAATGCACGAGGTGCACCACATCATTCGTACCCTGCGCACCGAGCGCGGACTGTCCCAACAGCAGCTCGGCGCGTTGATTCAGCTCAGCGCATCGTCGATCGGCAGCTACGAGAACGGCCGCCTGGTCCCGGTGCAGCAGAACGCGAAGATCCTCGACGACGTTCTGGGCAGCGGCGACCGCGTGCAGCGCGCCAGCGCCGAGGCGCGCGGGATGTCCTTCGCCGGCTTCCTGCGCCCGTGGGCCGAAATGGAGGAGCGGGCCACCCTGCTGCGGTCGTTCCAGCTCGCGGTCGTGCCGGGTCTGTTGCAGACCCGCGAGTACGCCGAACGGCTGTTGCGCGTCGGCCCGGTCGACGACGTGCCGACCCGGCTGGCGAACCGGCTCACCCGCCAGCAGGTGCTCACCCGCGCCGACGACCCGGCCGAGTTCATCGCCGTCATCGACCGCAGCGTGCTGCACCGCCAGGTCGGCACGCCGGAGCAGATGGCCGAGCAGCTGCGCGGTCTCGCCGAGGCGGCGGCCCGCCCCAACGTCTGGGTGCACGTGGTGCCGGGCAGCGCCGACGCCTACCACGGGCTCAACGGCTCGTTCGCTTTGGCGACCGTGGACGATCACGTGTTCGGCTACGTCGATTCCATTTCGGCGGTGACGTGATCAGCAACCCGGCCGACGTGCAGACATTGGAGCGGTCCTGGGAAGGTGTCCGCAGCTATGCTCTGCCTGTCGAGGAATCCCACGACATGATCCTGAAAGCGGTGCAGACATGGAGCTGAGCACCACCCCTCGTTGGCGCAAGTCGACCCGCAGCAACCCGGCTGGCGGTGACTGTGTCGAGGTCGCCGACAACGTCCCTGGCCGGGTATACGTCCGCGACACCAAGGACCGCGACGGCGGCACCCTGACCTTCGCCCCCGCCGCCTGGTCCGCCTTCGTCGCCCTGGCCAAGACCACGTCCGTACGCTGACCCGGCCCCACCGGCTGTGCGCTGGGTCAGCCGGTGAGGAAGCGGTGGGCGTTGCCGCCGCGCAGGGCGGCCCGCTGGTCGGCGGTGAGGAAGTCCGCCTTGTCGATCACCGCGCCGATCGGCCGCTCCCCCAGCGGGTACGGGTAGTCGCTGCCCAGCAGCACCCGGTCGGCACCCATCGTGTCGACCAGCAGCCGCAGCGCCGCCGGGTCGAAGACGACCGAGTCGACGTAGAACCGGTCGACGTAGTGGCTCGGCGGGTGCTGCGAGCGGCCCCGTACCACGTCGCCCCGGCGGTGCCAGGCGTTGTCGGCGCGGCCCAGCCAGAACGGGAAGCTGCCACCCCCGTGGGCGAAGCAGATCCGCAGCGTACGGGGCAGCTGGTCGAAGCCGCCGCCGAGGATCAGCGCGAGAATCGACAGGTGGGTTTCGGCGGGCATGCCGGACAGCCAGCGCACCATCCACCGGTCCAGCCGTGGCCCGTCGGGCATGTCCCAGGGGTGGACGAAGACGGGTGCGCCGACGTCGGCACAGTGCCGCAGGAAGGCGAGGATGCCGGCGTCGTCGAGGTCCCGGTCACCGACGTGGTTGCCGATCTCCACCCCGACGTGCCCGGCGGCCAGGCAACGGTCCAATTCGGCGCAGGCGGCGTCCGGGTCCTGCAACGGCACCTGGCAGAACGGGACCAGCCGGCCGCCACCGGCGGCGGTGACCTCCAGGGTGAGGTCGTTGAAGATCCGGGCCACCTTGATCGCCTGGTCGGCGGGGCGGTCGTAGGCGAAGAAGACCGGCGTCGGCGAGACCACCTGCACGTCGACCCCGTCTGCGGCCATGTCGGCCAGCCTCGTCGCCGGGTCCCAGGTCTGCGGGCCGACCGGACGGAACTCCGTCTGGCCCACCATGATCATGGCGGCCCGTTCGGAGTCGACGCGCAGCCACGGCCAGCCGGTCCCGCCGCACGCGGCGGCAAGGTCCGGCCAGCCCTTGGGCACCAGGTGGGTGTGGACGTCGATGGTCTGCCCGGCGTCGGTCACGGCGAGGCTCAGCCCTTGCCCGGGTGCAGCGCGCCGCACTTGTCGCAGGTGCGGGCGGCTTCGTCGGCGTAGAAGGCGGTGAAGACCGGTGGCAGGTCGGCAACGATGTCGCGGACCTGCAGCTCCACCTCGTGCACCAGGTTGCCGCAGTCGAGGCAGTACCACTGGAACTTCTCCAGGGTGCCCTCCTCGCGGACCCGTTCGATGACCACGCCGATCGAGCCGGCTTCGGGGCGCTGCGGCGAATGCGGTACGTAGCCGGGCAGCACCCACATCTGGCCTTCGCGGATGTGCACGGTCTGCGGGCCGTCGTCGGTCATCAGGTTGACGTGCATGTTGCCTTTGACCTGGTAGAAGAACTCCTCGTACGGGTCGACGTGGAAGTCGGTGCGCTGGTTGGGGCCGCCGACGACCTGCACGATGAAGTCGTTGCCGGTGGGGAACATCTGCTTGTTGTTGACCGGCGGCTTGAGCAGATGCTCGTTCTCGCTGATCCAGTTGGGGAAGTTGACCGGTTCGGCGATGTCGCTCACGGGTGTCGCTCCTTCCGGGTGGGGGCGTCGGCGGGCACGACCGCGACGGCCTGGATCTCGATGAGCAGGTGCGGGTGTGGCAACTGGTGGACGGCGACGGTGGTGCGGGTCGGTCCGGTGTGGTCGAAGTGTTCGGCCCAGACCTGGTTGTAGCCGCCGAAGTCGTTCATGTTGACCAGGTACGTGGTGACCGAGACCAGGTCGGCGAGGCTGGCACCGGCGGCGGCGAGCAGGTCGGCGATGTTGGCGATCACCGCGCGGGTCTGCTCGCGGATGTCCAGTGTGGTGGTGCCGAACTCGTCGACGCTGGCACCGGCGATGGTGTTGTCGGGGCGGCGGCTGGAGGTGCCGGAGACGAAGATCAACCCGCCGGCGACCTTGACGTGCGGGAACGCCCCGCGCGGGGTGGCCTTGCCGGCGACCAGGTGCGCGGTCACGGCGTACCTCCGGTAGTGGTGAAGGCGGCGGTGCCGAGCCCCTGCACGGTGGCCCGCACGTGCACGCCGGGGGCCAGCGGCACCGCGGCGGTGGCCGCGCCGGCCAGGAAGATCCAGCCGCCCTGCAGGGCCGGGCCGTGCCGGTCGGCCAAGGCGATGCCGGCGGCGAGCGCCCGGCGCGGGTCGCCGAGGATGGCCGCCGTCGACCCGGTCTGCACCGTGCGTCCGTCCACCTCCAGCAGTACGCCGAGATTGTCGACGCCGTCCGGGACCGGCTGCCACGGCCCGACGGTGAACAGGGCGGCCGAGGTGTTGTCGGCGATCACGTCCGGCAGCGAGAAGGTGAAGTTGGCGTACCGGGAGTCGATGACCTCCAGGGCGGGGGCGACGGCGCGGACCGCGTCGGTGAACGGCATCCCGGGTGTCGGCGGGCGGTCGAGGAGGAAGGCGATCTCCGGCTCGACCCGGGGGTGGATCAGCCCGGAGATGTCGGCGCTGCCGCCGTCGGGGACCGCGGTGGCGGCGGTGAGCTGGCCGAGGATCGGGGAGTCGACGCCGACCTGCGCCATCTTCGCCTTGCTGGTCAGCCCCATTTTCGCGCCGACGAGCCGGTCGCCCCGGCCGGTGCGGCGGGCGATCAGCGCCTGCTGCACCTGGTACGCGGCGTCGACGCCGACGCTGTGCGCCT from Solwaraspora sp. WMMD791 includes:
- a CDS encoding amidohydrolase family protein translates to MTDAGQTIDVHTHLVPKGWPDLAAACGGTGWPWLRVDSERAAMIMVGQTEFRPVGPQTWDPATRLADMAADGVDVQVVSPTPVFFAYDRPADQAIKVARIFNDLTLEVTAAGGGRLVPFCQVPLQDPDAACAELDRCLAAGHVGVEIGNHVGDRDLDDAGILAFLRHCADVGAPVFVHPWDMPDGPRLDRWMVRWLSGMPAETHLSILALILGGGFDQLPRTLRICFAHGGGSFPFWLGRADNAWHRRGDVVRGRSQHPPSHYVDRFYVDSVVFDPAALRLLVDTMGADRVLLGSDYPYPLGERPIGAVIDKADFLTADQRAALRGGNAHRFLTG
- a CDS encoding 3-hydroxyanthranilate 3,4-dioxygenase, coding for MSDIAEPVNFPNWISENEHLLKPPVNNKQMFPTGNDFIVQVVGGPNQRTDFHVDPYEEFFYQVKGNMHVNLMTDDGPQTVHIREGQMWVLPGYVPHSPQRPEAGSIGVVIERVREEGTLEKFQWYCLDCGNLVHEVELQVRDIVADLPPVFTAFYADEAARTCDKCGALHPGKG
- a CDS encoding RidA family protein, with product MTAHLVAGKATPRGAFPHVKVAGGLIFVSGTSSRRPDNTIAGASVDEFGTTTLDIREQTRAVIANIADLLAAAGASLADLVSVTTYLVNMNDFGGYNQVWAEHFDHTGPTRTTVAVHQLPHPHLLIEIQAVAVVPADAPTRKERHP
- a CDS encoding fumarylacetoacetate hydrolase family protein; this encodes MTSTDVDLAELAARLDDAAVTGTPIPQLAEAHSVGVDAAYQVQQALIARRTGRGDRLVGAKMGLTSKAKMAQVGVDSPILGQLTAATAVPDGGSADISGLIHPRVEPEIAFLLDRPPTPGMPFTDAVRAVAPALEVIDSRYANFTFSLPDVIADNTSAALFTVGPWQPVPDGVDNLGVLLEVDGRTVQTGSTAAILGDPRRALAAGIALADRHGPALQGGWIFLAGAATAAVPLAPGVHVRATVQGLGTAAFTTTGGTP